The sequence GTAAGGATCCTTTTTTATGCTTCTGTTTCTAGGTGATCTATTCATAGTAAGCCCAATAACGATAAGCGATTGCGCGATTCGCTTTCCCAAATTCACTGGAAATCGATATACTCCGCGGATCGACATTCCATTTACACTGAGGCTGGAAACATGGTGAAACGCAATAATGACATCCTTGATCATGCTTCCCCAGTGCCCAGCATCATCAAGCCAGCTGAAATCGTTCGTCTGCCTTCACATATGGACTCTCACGAGCACCATTACACGCAAGTTGTGATTGGACTCAAAGGTCAATCTGAGTTCGATGTTGGCGGTGTTGGCAACAAGGTAGGCCCTGGACAGGGCTGTGTGGTGACATCTGGCCTTGATCATGCTTTCGGTGGCATTGTTGATCAACCGGATATTTTGGTGTTGAACATGCCACTGCCAAGTGATGATGATCCAGTACTTCTTCAAAGAATCAATGAGTTATCGAAGAGTAAAACTTACTTTCAACTTGATATTCAAATTCAAAAACTGATTCAGATGTTGGTGGCAGAAATGAAAAGTAGCCCAGATGATCTGTTACTCAGTCGTGCATGCAACGACACTGTGGTGGCGTTATTGCAGCGCCACATTTCAGAGCTTAAGACGTCACTGCGTGACTCTCGTTTCGATCTTGAACAGATTGATCGCTACATCGAGCAGCATTTAGCCCATAAGATCTCCGTCGCTCAGCTTGCCGGTAGTGTGTTTCTAGGAGAGAGTCAGTTCCATATGCTGTTTAGAGAGCATTTAGGCATTACGCCACACCAATATGTGCTGAACAAGCGCGTTGATGCAGCCAAGCGATTGATTGAACAAGGCAACTTAAACTTAGGTCAAATTGCAGAACTCACTGGCTTTTCTGGTCAAAGTACCTTTACTCATGCCTTTTCTAGGTTGCAAGGCATCTCTCCGTCGCAGTATCGCAAGCGTTTCTCTT is a genomic window of Vibrio sp. CB1-14 containing:
- a CDS encoding AraC family transcriptional regulator, which codes for MVKRNNDILDHASPVPSIIKPAEIVRLPSHMDSHEHHYTQVVIGLKGQSEFDVGGVGNKVGPGQGCVVTSGLDHAFGGIVDQPDILVLNMPLPSDDDPVLLQRINELSKSKTYFQLDIQIQKLIQMLVAEMKSSPDDLLLSRACNDTVVALLQRHISELKTSLRDSRFDLEQIDRYIEQHLAHKISVAQLAGSVFLGESQFHMLFREHLGITPHQYVLNKRVDAAKRLIEQGNLNLGQIAELTGFSGQSTFTHAFSRLQGISPSQYRKRFS